CCTGACGGCGGAACTCGAACGGCTTTCCTGATGCTGCGAGCGGAGAGGACTCCTCAAAGACCCAGCGCCTTCGCCACGCCTGCACCATAGGCTGGATCGGCCTTGGTGCAGTTGTCGATGTGGCGGCGCTTGATGAACTCGGGCGCGTCGCCCATCGCACGCGCCGTGTTATCGAACAGCACCTGCTGCTGCTCGGGCTTCATCAGCCGGAACAGGTCGCCGGGCTGCTTGTAGTAGTCGGCGTCGTCCTCGCGGAAGTTCCAGAAGTCCGCATCGCCGCGCAGCTTGAGCGGCGGCTCGCGGTAGTCGGGCTGCTCCTGCCACTGGCCGAAGCTGTTGGGCTCGTAGTGCAGCGTGCCGCCGTAGTTGCCGTCCACGCGCATCGTGCCGTCGCGGTGGTTGCTGTGCACCGGGCAGCGCGCGGCGTTCACCGGGATCTGGTGGTGGTTCACGCCCAGGCGGTAGCGCTGCGCATCCGAATACGCGAAGAGGCGCGCCTGCAGCATCTTGTCGGGCGAGACGCTGATGCCCGGCACGAGGTTGTTCGGCGCGAAGGCGCTCTGCTCGACGTCGGCGAAGAAGTTCTCGGGGTTGCGGTTCAGCTCCATCACGCCCACTTCGATCAGCGGGTAGTCCTTCTTGGGCCAGACCTTGGTCAGGTCGAAGGGGTGGTAGGGCACCTTCTCTGCATCGGCTTCGGCCATCACCTGCACGTACAGCGTCCACTTGGGGAAGTCGCCGCGGCCGATCGAGTCGAACAGGTCGCGCTGGTGGCTCTCGCGATCGCCGCCCACGAGCGCCGAGGCTTCGGCATCGGTGAGGTTCTTGATGCCCTGCTGCGTCTTGAAGTGGAACTTGACCCAGAAGCGCTCGTTCTGCGCATTGACGAAGCTGTAGGTGTGCGAGCCGAAGCCGTGCATGTGGCGGTAGCTCGCCGGAATGCCGCGGTCGCTCATCACGATGGTCACCTGGTGCAGCGCCTCGGGCAGCAGCGTCCAGAAGTCCCAGTTGTTGGTGGCGCTGCGCATGTTGGTCTTGGGGTCGCGCTTCACGGCCTTGTTCAGGTCCGGGAACTTGCGCGGGTCGCGCAGGAAGAAGACGGGGGTGTTGTTGCCCACCAGGTCCCAGTTGCCTTCCTCCGTGTAGAACTTCAGTGCAAAGCCGCGGATGTCGCGCTCGGCATCGGCCGCGCCGCGTTCGCCGGCCACGGTGGTGAAGCGGGCGAACATCTCGGTCTTCTTGCCCACGGCGGCAAAGAGCTTGGCGCGCGTGTACTTGGTGATGTCGTGCGTGACGGTGAAGGTGCCGAAGGCGCCCGAGCCCTTGGCATGCATGCGGCGCTCGGGAATGATCTCGCGGTTCA
This region of Variovorax sp. RKNM96 genomic DNA includes:
- a CDS encoding catalase, with translation MSDSSDTPRKTPLTTAFGAPVVDNQNSLTAGPRGPVLMQDVWLLEKLANLNREIIPERRMHAKGSGAFGTFTVTHDITKYTRAKLFAAVGKKTEMFARFTTVAGERGAADAERDIRGFALKFYTEEGNWDLVGNNTPVFFLRDPRKFPDLNKAVKRDPKTNMRSATNNWDFWTLLPEALHQVTIVMSDRGIPASYRHMHGFGSHTYSFVNAQNERFWVKFHFKTQQGIKNLTDAEASALVGGDRESHQRDLFDSIGRGDFPKWTLYVQVMAEADAEKVPYHPFDLTKVWPKKDYPLIEVGVMELNRNPENFFADVEQSAFAPNNLVPGISVSPDKMLQARLFAYSDAQRYRLGVNHHQIPVNAARCPVHSNHRDGTMRVDGNYGGTLHYEPNSFGQWQEQPDYREPPLKLRGDADFWNFREDDADYYKQPGDLFRLMKPEQQQVLFDNTARAMGDAPEFIKRRHIDNCTKADPAYGAGVAKALGL